The proteins below come from a single Melospiza melodia melodia isolate bMelMel2 chromosome 12, bMelMel2.pri, whole genome shotgun sequence genomic window:
- the HRG gene encoding histidine-rich glycoprotein, with the protein MLLLASAFFLTLLQCSNAQNEISITPADCNTIETDAGVALDLVNRHRRDGYVFGLFRVADAHELHLGNSTVLYLTLDVLETECSVLSRRHWESCDYSDTYPMDFGQCKIITYTNHLLKKPQLYGFNCTLSPVPPDLVECKDCPVKLEALEVTEEHKDIAAKALRKFNSEGNHTNNFAVDKVERVLKMTASREGHILGFSIKETNCSKSTQETDQALECDFLHDWHAHTGFCKARVISDADEADGTDISCEIYHPWHHGCGRRGRHSALGHPHRHHHFGHRHRHKHHHRHECPPSSQSRPEDPEHNPKSSKEDEDSNKELSSPPPPHDEPDHHPTLPPHGPDHDHPPHHHGPPCPPPHGPHHDHPPHHHGPPCPPPHGPHHDHPPHHHGPPCPPPHGPDHDHPPHHHGPPCPPPHGPHHDHPPHHHGPPCPPPHGPDHDHPPHHHGPPCPPPHGPGHHHPPHHHGPPCPPPHGPGHHHPPHHHGPPCPPPHHYYRHHHNKTSISGKYFPCQVTGAFYRIPVLNQQDSLTPPTANFSKLSQCNLHFSSTGSKLKEMAEFPGFPDHPTQSKSCPGKPKLDLPKILPLFPHSFVTENSPI; encoded by the exons ATGCTGCTTTTAGCTTCAGCTTTTTTTCTAACACTACTGCAGTGCTCTAATGCCCAAAATGAAATAAGCATTACACCTGCAGACTGTAACACCATTGAAACAGATGCAGGAGTGGCCCTGGATTTGGTCAACAGACATCGCAGAGATGGTTACGTATTCGGTTTGTTCCGTGTTGCTGATGCACATGAACTACATTTA GGAAACTCAACAGTCCTCTACCTAACTTTGGATGTGCTGGAAACGGAATGCTCTGTCTTATCCAGAAGACACTGGGAGTCCTGTGACTACAGTGACACCTATCCAATG GACTTTGGGCAATGTAAGATTATCACATATACAAACCATCTGCTGAAGAAACCTCAACTATATGGATTTAATTGTACATTAAGTCCAG TTCCACCTGACTTAGTAGAGTGCAAAGATTGTCCTGTGAAACTTGAAGCCTTAGAAGTCACTGAGGAACACAAAGATATTGCTGCAAAGGCCCTGAGGAAATTCAACAGTGAAGGTAACCACACAAACAATTTCGCTGTGGACAAAGTTGAAAGAGTTTTAAAGATG ACTGCCTCCCGTGAAGGTCACATTTTAGGATTCTCTATAAAAGAGACCAACTGTTCAAAATCTACGCAGGAAACAGATCAGGCACTGGAATGTGATTTTCTGCATGACTGGCACGCT CACACTGGATTCTGCAAGGCAAGAGTTATCAGTGATGCAGATGAAGCTGATGGAACAGATATAAGCTGTGAAATCTACCATCCCTGG CACCATGGCTGTGGGCGGAGAGGGAGACATTCAGCCTTGGGACATCCACACAGACATCATCATTTTGGTCACAGACATCGCCATAAGCATCACCACCGACATGAATGTCCCCCCTCTTCTCAGTCCAGACCTGAAGACCCTGAGCATAACCCCAAATCCAGCAAGGAAGATGAAGACAGCAACAAAGAActttcttctccccctcctccccatgATGAACCAGATCATCATCCTACTCTACCTCCTCATGGACCAGACCATGACCACCCTCCTCACCACCATGGACCACCCTGTCCCCCTCCTCATGGACCACATCATGACCACCCTCCTCACCACCATGGACCACCCTGTCCCCCTCCTCATGGACCACATCATGACCACCCTCCTCACCACCATGGACCACCCTGTCCCCCTCCTCATGGACCAGACCATGACCACCCTCCTCACCATCATGGACCACCCTGTCCTCCTCCTCATGGACCACATCATGACCATCCTCCTCACCACCATGGACCACCTTGTCCCCCTCCTCATGGACCAGACCATGACCACCCTCCTCACCACCATGGACCACCCTGTCCTCCTCCTCATGGACCAGGtcaccaccaccctcctcaccaTCATGGACCACCCTGTCCCCCACCTCATGGACCAGGtcaccaccaccctcctcaccaTCATGGACCACCCTGTCCCCCTCCTCATCACTATTACAGACATCATCACAACAAGACAAGCATATCAGGGAAGTACTTTCCATGCCAGGTAACAGGAGCTTTCTATCGCATCCCAGTTCTAAATCAGCAGGATTCTCTCACACCTCCCACTGCAAACTTTTCTAAACTATCCCAATGCAACCTTCATTTTTCCAGCACTGGCTCAAAACTAAAGGAGATGGCAGAATTTCCAGGTTTTCCAGATCACCCTACACAATCAAAATCATGCCCCGGAAAACCCAAACTTGACCTTCCAAAAATTTTGCCTTTATTTCCTCATAGCTTTGTAACAGAAAATTCTCCTATATGA